CGCAGGCGTACGTCAGCCAGCCGCGCAGTGCGCCCGCTTCGTCCTCTTCCGTATCGAGTGAAAGGTCGACTTGCGCATGATGTGCGCGTCGCTCGATGGCCTGCATCGTCACACCGGCCAGATCGCTCAGTGGTGCGAAGGCACGCTTCTGGTGATTGATGGACACCTGAAACAACGGGTGCCGTGACACGCTGCGCACCGGGGCGAGGTGCTCGACCAACCGCTCGAACGGAACGTCGGCGTGCTGTTGCGCCCCCAGCAGTTGATCTCGGACCTGCGTGACGAGCGAAGCAAACGTCGTCGGCGATTCGATCCGTGAGCGCAACACCTGCGTGTTGACGAAGAAGCCCACCACCGCTTCGACGGCCTCAAACGCGCGCCCCGCCACGGGCATCCCTGTGCGCACATCGCCCTCGCCGGTGACGCGATGCATCAGCAGATGGAAAGCGGCGGCCATGACCATGAAGCGGGTGACGCCGTGCTCCCGCGCGAAACGCTCGAGTCGCGCGGGCAAGCCCGGCGGTATCGTGAGGTCGACGCTGGCCCCCGCGCCGTCGCGAACGACGGGGCGCGCCCGGTCAAACGGCAAGGCCAGTTCCGGATGCGTCGTGCCAAGCTGCTGACGCCAGTACGCGAGCTGTGCGGCTTGCGCGGGACCGGCCAGTTGTTCGCGCTGCCACGCGGCATAGTCACCGTAGCGCGGCGATAAATGCAGCGGCGAAGCCGACGCGTCGCGCAGTGGCTGATGCCCGCCCGCATGCGCCCGATAGGCGCGCGCCAGATCCGCGACCAGCAGATTCATCGACCAGCCGTCCGAGATCAGGTGATGCATTACCAGCATCAGCACGTGCGACTGGTCGCCAAGCTGCATGAGATGGACGCGCCAGAGCGGCCCGTTGGTCAGATCGAACGGCGCCAGCGTCAGCGCCTCAAGACGCGCTTGCACAGCCGCGTCCGCAGCGTCGGCCGGGGTTCCCGGGGCGACGGCGTCGCGCGTGAACGCAAGTGGCAGCACGGCCTGTACGCGTTGCGCCGGTGCCCCGCCTCCAGCGGCATCGACCGCGATGGTCGTGCGCAACACGTCATGCCAGTCCGACAGCGTCTGCAAGGTGCGCTCAAGCGCGTCGGCTTGCAGCGGTCCATTCAGACGCAACGCACCGGCGATGTGATACGCCCCGGCGCGCGGCGCCATCTGCGTTTCCAGCCACACGCGCATCTGCGACGACGACAGCGGGAACGTACTGCGATGCTCGTCCCCGCGCGTCGGGCCGGTGACGGCCAGTGGCGTTTGCGCGGGCTTCGCGTCGGCAGGCACTGCCAGCGTCGCCAGTCGCGCCACCGTCGGATGCGATGCCAGATGCTGCGGCCCGACCTTGATGCCGCGCTTGCGCAGTCGCGCAATCACCTGTAACGCCAGAATCGAGTCGCCACCGATGTCGAAGAACGCATCGTGACGGCCGACCTGCTCGCGCTTGAGTACCTGACACCAGACGGCGGCGATGTCGGCTTCCGCACCGACGTGCGGCAATTCCATCGACACCGCGCCCGCGCTGTCCTTCGAAGCATCGATGCGCCCGGTCAGCGCCAACAAGGAGCGACGATCCACCTTCCCATTTGCAGTCAGCGGCAGCTTGTCGACACCGTCGAATCGCGCTGGCACCCACGCCGATGGCAGCGCCTCGGTCAGCGCCGTGCGCACGACGTCGAGCGTTGCATCGCCAGTGAAGACACCGTGCAACCATGCGCCACCGGGCCCGTCGTGACGTGCAACGACCACGGCATCGATCACGCCGGGCACGCGACGCATCGCCTGCGCCACTTCCGCCGGTTCGACGCGATAGCCGCGAATCTTGACCTGATCGTCCATGCGACCGAGATAGACGACCGCACCGTCGGCGCGCTGCACTACGCGGTCGCCGGTGCGATACATCCGTGCACCCGCGCGCCACGGGTCCGGCACGAAGCGCTCGGCCGTCTGCGCAGGTGCGCCGAGATACCCGCGGGCCAATCCGGCGCCGCCCAGATAAAGCTCACCGGCCACACCCGGCGGCAACGGGTTCAGGTCGGCATCGAGGACATGCGCATGCAGGTTCGCCAGCGGACGACCGACCGGGACTGGCACCTCCGGCACCTCTGCCACGCCCCCGACATCATGCGTCAGCGCCCCGACAGTCGTCTCCGTCGGGCCGTAATGGTTGAGGACAGCCAGCGCCGGACGCGCCGCACGGATCTGTGCGACGAACGACGGATCGAGCGATTCGCCGCCGGTCACCAGCACAGCGCGCGGCAACACCGCCGCGCCCGCCGCGTCGAGGAGCCCTTTTAGATGCCCCGGCACGATCTTGAGCACGTCGATCGGACGCGCGGCACACCACTCGGCAAAGCGCTGTGCATCGAATGCGCACGCTTGCGGCACGAGATACAGCGCACGGCCGAGCGCCAGTGCGCCGAACAACGTCGTGTGACCGAGATCCGCAGCGACCGTCGACGCCATCGCGAATCCGCCCGCGTTGCTCGCCGCATCGACACCGCGGACACCGCGGACACCACGCTCACGCAGCCGTGCGGCCACCGCTTGCACGTAGTTGTGCAGCGCACCGCGACTGACGACAACGCCCTTCGGCTCGCCTGTCGACCCCGAGGTGTAGATGACGTATGCCGCCTGCGCCCGATGGATGCGGACCGGTGTCGGAGCTTTCGTCCAGACGCTGGTGTCTGCGATGTCGCGCCAGCGAATCAGCGAGGCCTGCGTGATCGCTGGTGCCTGATCGTCGACGATCACCGCGTTGGCACCACTGGCACTCACCAACTTTTCCAGACGCGCCACCGGTTGCGTGGGGTCGAGCGGCACGTACGCTGCACCGGCCTTCCACACGCCCAGAATCGCGCCAACCAACGCCGCGCTACGCGGCAGACAGATGGCGACACGGTCCTCCGGGCCGATCCCCTGCGCCTGCAACGTGGCTGCCAGACGGTTCGCGAGCGCGTCGAGTTCATCCCGGCGATAGGCCGCGTCCTCACCTTCGGCGGCCAGTGCCGCGCCGTCGCTCGCGACGTACGCCGTCCAGTCGTCCAGCAAGTCCTGCGACGGCCAGCCAACGTTCTCCACAGTCGGTGGCGCGTCGTTCATGAGTCCGATTTGCCCCAACGACGTGTCGGACGTGCCAAGGCTGTCCGCCACCGCGCCGAGCAACGCCACGAACTGCTCGCCAAGGGCTTGCACGGCAGCATCGTCGAAGCGCTCACGGGCGAACGCCAGCACGAGACGCAAGCCGTCGTGCTGTTCGACGATCAGCGACAGCGGATAGTTATTGCGCGCCTGCGTGCCGCGCGCCAGCAGCGACAGCCGCAGACCATCGTCGCGTTGGCCGAGCAACGCAGCATCGAGCGGATAATTTTCGAAGACGACAATGCTCTCGAACAGGGCACCGTCGGCGCTTTCGCCTTCGCGCTCATTGGCCCGCTGCGCTTCACGCGTGATCGCGGACAGCGCGACATGCTCATGCTCACGCGACTGCGCCGTTTGCGTCTGAAGCTCGCGCAGCCAGTCGGCGACCGGACGACGCGCGTCGAGTGTGGCGCGCACGGGCAGCGTGTTGATGAACAGACCTGCCATGCGTTCGATGCCCGGCACGGCTGCGGAGCGGCCCGACGCCGTCACGCCGAACACCACGTCGCGCAGTCCGGCATGACGCGCCAGCAGCAGCGCCCATGCGCCCTGACACAGCGTGCCCGGGGTCACGCCAACGCGACGGGCTGCGTCGCACCATGTCTGCCACTGCGCGGGGGCGAGCGTCCATGCGGCTTCACCGTGCCCTGCCGCTTCAGTGGTCGTACGATCCTGACGCGCAGCCGGTAGCGGCGTCGGCGCGCCCACGCCGTTCAGCAATTGCCGCCAATGCGCGAGCGATACGGACGATAAGGACGATAAGGAGGCGTCCAGTTCGCGTTGCCACACCGCAAACTCGGCAAACGACGGCGCGGCCTGCACTTCGCCGTCCGTCGACACTTCGCCGCTCGCCAGTGCGGCATAGCGCGACATCACGTCGCCCAGAATCAGGCCGGTACTCCAGCCGTCGAGCGTCACGTGGTGGCTGCTCCATAACAGCCACCAGCGCGACTCACCCACGCGAAGCAGCGCCAGACGCGGACGATGCGCCTGCACGAACGAGAAACCGGCGGCGCGCTCGGCTGCGAAACGCGCGTCCAGACGCGCGTGTTGGTCCGCCTCGCTCAATTCGCGCCAGTCTTCCTGCGGCAGCAGGTCCCCCGCCGTGGCCACCGTCTCGGGACCGTGCACGAGCAGCAGTGGCAGGTCGCCGACGTCGCTCACATAGGCCGTGCGCAACGCGGCATGACGCATGACTGCCTCGCGCCAAGCCTGTGCAAACGCGTTCGTATCGAGTGCGCCGTCGATGACGAAGCCCTTTTGATAGAAGTACGGGTCGGCGTTACCTTGCTGCTGCGAGTAGAACAGCAGGCCTTGCTGCATCGACGTTGCGGGTACCACGGCTTCGATCTGCTGCACCGACGCGGGCAATGCCCCGAGTTGAGCGCGCGTGAGGCCCGCGTACGGGAAGTCTTCGGCGATGACCGGTTCGTGACCGGGCAGCGTCTCGGCCAGTGCACGCAACGTCGCCCCGATCTCGTCGACGAGCGTCCGAACGTCGTCGCCTGCGAAGCGTGTGCGGTCGTAACGGCACACGAGCCGCAACGTGTCTGCGCGCTGCCAGACGTCAAGTGTCAGCCAGTTCGGCGGCGCAACGTCGGGCTCGTGCGACAGGCCCCCGTCGACGATGCCATCCGTGTCGGTGCGTCCGAGGAAGTTGACGGTGACGTGGCCTGCGGGCAACGCGTCGAGCGTCCGACGGGCATGCGGCGTGCCCAGGTAACGCAGCGCGGCGTAGCTCGCGCCGTCGTGCGGCACGCGTCGCCAGGCTTCGCGCGCAGCGGCCACTGTGCCTTCGGGCGTCGCGCCGACCGGGATGGCGAGCGGCCACGCCGCCGTGAACCAGCCGAGCGTGCGTGAAAGGTCGCCCTGCTCGCCGCCGCGTCCATGACCTTCGACGTGGACGACATAACGCTGTGCCCGCGCACGCTGCCCCAGCGTGTGCGCGACGGCAGCACTCAAGGCCTCATGCATTCGCACACGGCGCAGTTGTGTGAGCGGCACGGCGATGTCTGCGGGCCACGTGTCTTCGATCTCGCCCGTCCCCGCCGTTGCGTTCGTCGGCTTCGCAACGTCCACCGCATCCACGGCACCGGTCAGCGCCTGCTGCCAGACGTCCAGCGCGGCCGCTGCGGCGTCGCTTTGTGTCCAGTCGTGCCAACGCTGCGCCCACGCGCGCATCGATTGGCCGACGGCGGGTAATACCCGCTGCGCCCGGACGGCCCGCGCTCCTCGCGCATTCCCGAGCGCCGTTTGCAAATCGTCCAGCAGGATGCGCCACGACACGCCATCGATCACTAGATGGTGCGCGACAAGGAAACAGCGCAACTCGCCCACCTCCGTGCGCACCAGCAGCGCACGCAACAGCGGTCCGTTGGCCAGCGACAGACTCCGTTGGGCCTGAGCGAGGGCATCGGCGAGTTGCGCGTCGTCGCACATCGCCGCGTGCCAGAGAAGATCGTCGGCGGCATGTGGCGCGACGTAGCGTGCCTGCCATTGGCCGTCATGCTCCGCGAACCGCAGCCGGAGCGCATCGTGATGCTTCACGACGGTGCCCAACGCTTCACGAAGCGCCGTCATTTCCGTGCCTTCGGGCAACGTCACTTCGATCCACTGGTTCCAATGATCGCGGCACGCGATGGGCTGACGGAAGAACCACGCCTGCACTGGCGTGAGCGGCACATCACCTTCTAGGGGTTCGGGCGCTTGCGTTGCGCCGTCTCCTTCACCGACTGCCCGCGCCTGCGCCGCGAGACGTGCGAGCGTCTGGTGACGGAAGACGTCTTGCGACCCGACTTGCCAACCCGCCAGACGTGCGCGCCCGACCATCTGCAACGCAACGATGGAGTCGCCGCCCAGCGCGAAGAAGTTGTCGTCGCGGCTCACCGAAGGCAGGTGCAGCAGCGCCTGCCAGACGGCCCCCAGCGCACACTCCGCCTCGCCCTGCGGTGCCTGTCCGCCAGCACTGCCCCAGACCGGCGCAGGCAGCGCCGCCCGGTCGCGTTTGCCGTTGGGCAGCTTCGGCAACGTATCCAGCACGATCACGAGCGACGGCACCAGATAGTCCGGCAGGCGATGCGACAGCGCCACACGCAGCGCTTCGCCATCGAGTTCCTTGCCTGCGACATAGGCGACGAGTTGATCGCCCGCAGGCCCCGCCGCCACGACCGCCAGTGCGTCGTCGACGTGCGGTTCGCGCAGCAATTGCGTCTCGACTTCGCCCGGCTCGATACGGAAGCCGCGCACCTTCACTTGCTGATCGAAACGACCGAGATAGACGAGCGTGCCGTCGGCCAGTCGACGCACCCGGTCGCCGGTGCGATACATGCGCGCGCCCGGCTCACCGCGCGGGTCCGGTACGAAGCGCTCGGCCGTCAGCGCTGCGCGTCCGAGATACCCGCGCGCCACGCCCTCGCCACCGAGGTACAGTTCGCCCACCGCGCCCAGCGGCACTTCGCCCAGCCACGGATCGAGTACCCACGCGCGGCGGCGTCCCACCGGCTTGCCGATCGGCGCATACGCCTGACCCGCAATCTGCGCCGCCGGTTGCGCGTCCAGCGCCCCATCGATGGACCAGGCGACCGGCGTCATCACGGTCTCGGTCGGCCCATATCCGTTGATCGTCTGCACCGGACGGAACATCGCCTGTGCCGCGCGCAGCGCGGGCCACGCCATCGCTTCGCCACCGAACGAGAGCAAACGCAGCGCCGGTGCGCCCGTCGCCCCGCTCGTGGCGAGACGGCACAGATAGGCCGTCGGGAAACCGGCGTTCGTCACGCCGTGACGACGCATCGCGTCGACCATCGTCTGCGGCGCCCAGTGACGTTCGTCCGCAATGAACAACGACGCGCCGCAGATCATCGGCGCCATCCATCGCTCATGCGCACCGTCGAAGTTGATCGAAAGCACGTGCAGCTCGCAGACGTCTGGCGTGAGTCGGTATTGCGCACCGGTTGCCACGCAGTGCATGGCGAGCGGACCGTGCGCCACTGCGACGCCTTTCGGCGTGCCGGTCGAGCCGGACGTGTAAATCAGATAAGCCAGTTGATCGGGATGCAGCGAGAGCACGGGCGGATGTTCGGGCAGCGAGGCATCCGCCATCAGGTCGGCAACCACGGCGCGACGCGTGGGGAGCCACGCCGCGTCGGCCAGAGAGACCTCGGTGAGCGCCAGCGAAATGTCCGCGTCATCGATGATCTGCGCCAGCCGTTCGGCCGGGTAAGACGGATCGAGCGGCACGAATGCGCACCCGGCCTTCATGATGCCGAGCAGTCCTGCGATCATGCCCGTCTGACGCGACATCGCCAGTCCGATGCGCGCCTCCGGCGCAACGCCCTGTGCGAGCAACCAATGCGCGATGCGGTTCGCCCCGCGCGCGAGTTCGGCATACGTGAGCGTGCCGGATTCGTCGCGCAAAGCAATGGCGGACGGTTGCTGCTGTGCCTGCGTGTCGATCAGCGATGGGACACTTCGAAACGACGGCTGTGCTTCGGCGAGCGCAACGCGATGCCCGCCGTCCAACGCACTTTCAAAGGCCACGTCGAGCGACGCAAGTGGCTGCGTCGGGAGCGCCAGCAGCGTCGCCAGCCCGGCGCACCAGTCCGCCCCCAGGCGCTCGATGGTTGGCGCATCGAACAAATCCGTCGGGAAAGTGAGCCGGGCGCGCAGCGTCACGCCATCAAGCGGATCTGCGCCGTTGCCAGCCGTCGCCTCGTGAAGCTCGTCGATGTCGAGCGCGAGATCGTACTGAGCCCCGCCGGTGAGCGGCTGTGCGACCACGTTCAGGCCCTCAGGCCAGCCCGTCGCGGTGCGCGACGCAGCAGCGTTCGCCACATGATGGTTCAACATCACCTGAAACAGCGGCGATTGTCCGAGGCTGCGCTGCGGTGCGATGCGCTCCACCACCCGCTCGAACGGGGCTTCGCGGTGCGCCTGCGCGTCCAGCGCCCCGTCGCGCACGTGCATCACCAACCGGTCGAAGTCGGCCGCCGGGTCGATCTGTGCGCGCCACACTTGCGTGTTGACGAGACACCCGAGCATGCGCTCCAGCCCTGCCACGTCACGCTGCGCAATCGGCACGCCCACGCGGATATCCGTCTCGCCAGCATAACGATGAAGCAGCCATTGGAACGACGCGGCCAGCACGACGAACGGCGTCGCCTTGCGTTGTGCGGCGTAGGTCAACACGTCGCGCGTGAGACCCGCCGGGAATTCGAACGCGAGCGTTTGCCCCGCGCCGCAGCGCAAGGCGCCGCGCGCGCGGTCGACCGGCAACGCGAGCACCGGCGACGGTTCCGGCAGACGCGTCTGCCACCAGTCGAGCTGACGACCGAGCGCCTCGCCATCGACGCGGTCATGCTGCCAATGGGCATGATCGCCAGGCTGAACAGGCACCGGAGCCAGCACAGGCGTCTCGCCGCTGGCGAATCCGCTGTAGGCCCGGGCCAACTCGTCGATCAGCAGGGTCATGGACCACGCGTCCGTCAACAGATGATGCAGGACGAAGACGATTCGATGCGCCTCGTCCGACATGCGGATCGACGCCACCCGCCACGGTGCACAGGCGTCCAGGGAAAACGGCTGTGCCAGCAACGCATCGGTCAGCCGGGACGCTGCGGCGTCGGGGTTCGCGTCGCCCGACACATCGTGGCTGACAAACGGGACATTGGCCTTCGCATGCACGATCTGGACAGC
The Pandoraea oxalativorans genome window above contains:
- a CDS encoding non-ribosomal peptide synthetase; protein product: MNDALRLPVPFGPVSSTAPSQGAPGAPIEHIVDLLRARARLEPDREALRAVSSDEGDGRALTCAGLDTRARAVAATLQRLAGRGKDGAHGERGLLLMPTGLDYVAGFFGCLYAGAIAVPAFPPESARPQHLARVRSILHDARARFVLTDRQHRDAMLAFGDAVPELRGVEIVVIDEIDDALATEWQETSVAPGDLAFLQYTSGSTSTPKGVMVSHANLMANEAAIVAGLGMTRDDTMVSWLPLYHDMGLIGGLLSPIYRGARLVLMSPQFFLERPVRWLRTIDKFGGTVSGGPDFAYRLCAQRIDAATIGALNLSGWRLAFSGSEPVRHDTLVDFCETFAPAGFDPKAVYPCYGLAEATLFVTGGQRGAGMTAANFARSALARQRAEASDDHGDDHAMLVGCGATPLDHEVRLMTWNDSPDVAASVVEAGGVGEIWVSGPSVAQGYWRNDEASARTFVQADGKRWLRTGDLGFVHDDQLYVTGRCKDVIIVRGHNLYPQDLEKAVEADVELVRKGRVTAFAVDIDGEPGIGIAAEVGRGVQKMVPPQTLAEAIAVAVSDVCQQAASFVVLLNPGALPKTSSGKLQRSACAKGWRDGSLDAWATWQNGAIVGDGAAKASLNDRTGNAPTQNATSVATADATFDATFDAVAQIWREVLGREQIRADDHFFLCGGSSLLAMQVLARVHERLGVKATPASLYEHARLGEWVRELAKLTPASGALAIDAASQIPPATPFAQTPDTRVFRQSFAQSRLWFVHRLDPANSAAYHVGGQLLVKGRFDANAFSRALEAITARHDALRTTFDERDGVAVQIVHAKANVPFVSHDVSGDANPDAAASRLTDALLAQPFSLDACAPWRVASIRMSDEAHRIVFVLHHLLTDAWSMTLLIDELARAYSGFASGETPVLAPVPVQPGDHAHWQHDRVDGEALGRQLDWWQTRLPEPSPVLALPVDRARGALRCGAGQTLAFEFPAGLTRDVLTYAAQRKATPFVVLAASFQWLLHRYAGETDIRVGVPIAQRDVAGLERMLGCLVNTQVWRAQIDPAADFDRLVMHVRDGALDAQAHREAPFERVVERIAPQRSLGQSPLFQVMLNHHVANAAASRTATGWPEGLNVVAQPLTGGAQYDLALDIDELHEATAGNGADPLDGVTLRARLTFPTDLFDAPTIERLGADWCAGLATLLALPTQPLASLDVAFESALDGGHRVALAEAQPSFRSVPSLIDTQAQQQPSAIALRDESGTLTYAELARGANRIAHWLLAQGVAPEARIGLAMSRQTGMIAGLLGIMKAGCAFVPLDPSYPAERLAQIIDDADISLALTEVSLADAAWLPTRRAVVADLMADASLPEHPPVLSLHPDQLAYLIYTSGSTGTPKGVAVAHGPLAMHCVATGAQYRLTPDVCELHVLSINFDGAHERWMAPMICGASLFIADERHWAPQTMVDAMRRHGVTNAGFPTAYLCRLATSGATGAPALRLLSFGGEAMAWPALRAAQAMFRPVQTINGYGPTETVMTPVAWSIDGALDAQPAAQIAGQAYAPIGKPVGRRRAWVLDPWLGEVPLGAVGELYLGGEGVARGYLGRAALTAERFVPDPRGEPGARMYRTGDRVRRLADGTLVYLGRFDQQVKVRGFRIEPGEVETQLLREPHVDDALAVVAAGPAGDQLVAYVAGKELDGEALRVALSHRLPDYLVPSLVIVLDTLPKLPNGKRDRAALPAPVWGSAGGQAPQGEAECALGAVWQALLHLPSVSRDDNFFALGGDSIVALQMVGRARLAGWQVGSQDVFRHQTLARLAAQARAVGEGDGATQAPEPLEGDVPLTPVQAWFFRQPIACRDHWNQWIEVTLPEGTEMTALREALGTVVKHHDALRLRFAEHDGQWQARYVAPHAADDLLWHAAMCDDAQLADALAQAQRSLSLANGPLLRALLVRTEVGELRCFLVAHHLVIDGVSWRILLDDLQTALGNARGARAVRAQRVLPAVGQSMRAWAQRWHDWTQSDAAAAALDVWQQALTGAVDAVDVAKPTNATAGTGEIEDTWPADIAVPLTQLRRVRMHEALSAAVAHTLGQRARAQRYVVHVEGHGRGGEQGDLSRTLGWFTAAWPLAIPVGATPEGTVAAAREAWRRVPHDGASYAALRYLGTPHARRTLDALPAGHVTVNFLGRTDTDGIVDGGLSHEPDVAPPNWLTLDVWQRADTLRLVCRYDRTRFAGDDVRTLVDEIGATLRALAETLPGHEPVIAEDFPYAGLTRAQLGALPASVQQIEAVVPATSMQQGLLFYSQQQGNADPYFYQKGFVIDGALDTNAFAQAWREAVMRHAALRTAYVSDVGDLPLLLVHGPETVATAGDLLPQEDWRELSEADQHARLDARFAAERAAGFSFVQAHRPRLALLRVGESRWWLLWSSHHVTLDGWSTGLILGDVMSRYAALASGEVSTDGEVQAAPSFAEFAVWQRELDASLSSLSSVSLAHWRQLLNGVGAPTPLPAARQDRTTTEAAGHGEAAWTLAPAQWQTWCDAARRVGVTPGTLCQGAWALLLARHAGLRDVVFGVTASGRSAAVPGIERMAGLFINTLPVRATLDARRPVADWLRELQTQTAQSREHEHVALSAITREAQRANEREGESADGALFESIVVFENYPLDAALLGQRDDGLRLSLLARGTQARNNYPLSLIVEQHDGLRLVLAFARERFDDAAVQALGEQFVALLGAVADSLGTSDTSLGQIGLMNDAPPTVENVGWPSQDLLDDWTAYVASDGAALAAEGEDAAYRRDELDALANRLAATLQAQGIGPEDRVAICLPRSAALVGAILGVWKAGAAYVPLDPTQPVARLEKLVSASGANAVIVDDQAPAITQASLIRWRDIADTSVWTKAPTPVRIHRAQAAYVIYTSGSTGEPKGVVVSRGALHNYVQAVAARLRERGVRGVRGVDAASNAGGFAMASTVAADLGHTTLFGALALGRALYLVPQACAFDAQRFAEWCAARPIDVLKIVPGHLKGLLDAAGAAVLPRAVLVTGGESLDPSFVAQIRAARPALAVLNHYGPTETTVGALTHDVGGVAEVPEVPVPVGRPLANLHAHVLDADLNPLPPGVAGELYLGGAGLARGYLGAPAQTAERFVPDPWRAGARMYRTGDRVVQRADGAVVYLGRMDDQVKIRGYRVEPAEVAQAMRRVPGVIDAVVVARHDGPGGAWLHGVFTGDATLDVVRTALTEALPSAWVPARFDGVDKLPLTANGKVDRRSLLALTGRIDASKDSAGAVSMELPHVGAEADIAAVWCQVLKREQVGRHDAFFDIGGDSILALQVIARLRKRGIKVGPQHLASHPTVARLATLAVPADAKPAQTPLAVTGPTRGDEHRSTFPLSSSQMRVWLETQMAPRAGAYHIAGALRLNGPLQADALERTLQTLSDWHDVLRTTIAVDAAGGGAPAQRVQAVLPLAFTRDAVAPGTPADAADAAVQARLEALTLAPFDLTNGPLWRVHLMQLGDQSHVLMLVMHHLISDGWSMNLLVADLARAYRAHAGGHQPLRDASASPLHLSPRYGDYAAWQREQLAGPAQAAQLAYWRQQLGTTHPELALPFDRARPVVRDGAGASVDLTIPPGLPARLERFAREHGVTRFMVMAAAFHLLMHRVTGEGDVRTGMPVAGRAFEAVEAVVGFFVNTQVLRSRIESPTTFASLVTQVRDQLLGAQQHADVPFERLVEHLAPVRSVSRHPLFQVSINHQKRAFAPLSDLAGVTMQAIERRAHHAQVDLSLDTEEDEAGALRGWLTYACDVFDAPTVRRLGEQWLALLDVAMTQATTPVARLAMTTGGAAGQRNGNGHTRVSIAVPLPVHAVIDAQAAVRGDAIAVCDANTRVLYRDLVTRANRIAHALIRAGVAPEARVGLAMSRSTDLIVAMLGILKAGAAYLPLDPAYPAERLSYMVEDAGVTHAITQASLAGASWLPGEAMTLESMLADATLPDDAPARDVHVDQLAYVIYTSGSTGRPKGAQLTHRNLMRLLTGTSQDFAFDANDVWTMFHSYAFDFSVWEIFGALAHGARLVVVSQDTARDPAAMWALVASEGVTVLNQTPSAFYQWLGAMPSDATSTTLRHIVFGGEALTPARLAAWRQRFGDATRLTNMYGITETTVHVSRHVLRANDVTGSPIGAPIADLDWRVLDAGLNEVPPGVAGDLYVCGDGLARGYLGQAGLTAERFVPDPKGAPGERMYRSGDRARRRADGTLDYLGRGDAQVKLRGFRIELGEIESQLLRHEDVMDAAVLVRDDGAGEQLVAYVVSPPERVAEVDAAALWSRLRAHLGGALPAYMVPGQWLRLDALPLTPNGKLDRRALPVPEAAGASQFEAPHDGTEARIASIWEDVLGVPRVGRHDDFFALGGHSLLATQVASRLRDALSLDVPLRTLFEASRLTALAEAVDALTGTSHASQAVADDDLQAALREMESLSPEALQALLGPEATHGQTKHG